The proteins below are encoded in one region of Megalops cyprinoides isolate fMegCyp1 chromosome 14, fMegCyp1.pri, whole genome shotgun sequence:
- the LOC118788829 gene encoding nuclear receptor subfamily 4 group A member 2-like: MPCVQAQYGSSPQGASPASQSYSYHTAGEYSCDFLTPEFVKFSMDLTNTEIAATTSLPSFNTFMDNYSNSYDVKPPCLYQMPHSGEHSSIKVEDMHVHGYHQQNHLPPQSEEMIPHSGPMYYKPSSPHTPTTPNFQVQASHMWDEPGSLHSFHQNYVATTHMIDQRKNPVSRLSFFSFKQSPPGTPVSSCQMRFDGPLHVSMNPDSPGAHRGLDSQSFAVPGAVRKQAGIGFPHSLQLGHGHQLMDSQVPSPQSRGSPSNEGLCAVCGDNAACQHYGVRTCEGCKGFFKRTVQKNAKYVCLANKNCPVDKRRRNRCQYCRFQKCLVVGMVKEVVRTASLKGRRGRLPSKPKSPPETQPPSPPVSLISALVRAHVDSNPSMSGLDYSRFQANPDYQMTGDDTQHIQQFYDLLTGSMEIIRGWAEKMPGFADLPKHDQDLLFESAFLELFVLRLAYRSNPAEGKLIFCNGVVLHRLQCVRGFGEWIDAIVEFSSNLQSMNIEVSAFSCIAALAMVTERHGLKEPKRVEDLQNKIVNCLKDHVTFNGGGLNRPNYLSKLLGKLPELRTLCTQGLQRIFYLKLEDLVPPPAIIDKLFLDTLPF; the protein is encoded by the exons ATGCCCTGCGTTCAGGCTCAGTATGGGTCATCACCACAAGGAGCCAGTCCCGCTTCCCAGAGCTACAGCTACCACACCGCTGGAGAGTACAGCTGTGACTTCCTAACACCTGAGTTTGTCAAGTTTAGTATGGACCTGACCAACACGGAGATCGCAGCCACGACCTCTCTCCCCAGCTTTAACACCTTCATGGACAACTACAGCAACAGTTACGACGTCAAACCTCCTTGCCTCTACCAAATGCCCCACTCCGGAGAGCACTCTTCTATCAAGGTGGAGGATATGCACGTGCACGGCTACCACCAGCAGAACCACCTGCCGCCTCAGTCTGAAGAGATGATACCCCATTCTGGGCCAATGTACTACAAGCCCTCCTCGCCCCACACTCCAACAACGCCAAACTTCCAGGTCCAGGCCAGTCACATGTGGGACGAACCGGGCTCCCTCCACAGTTTCCATCAGAACTATGTGGCGACCACACACATGATCGATCAGCGCAAGAACCCGGTGTCCAGGCTGTCGTTTTTCTCCTTCAAACAGTCCCCGCCTGGCACCCCCGTGTCCAGCTGCCAGATGAGATTCGACGGCCCTCTTCACGTGTCCATGAACCCGGACAGTCCCGGTGCTCATCGCGGCCTAGACAGCCAGAGCTTCGCCGTGCCCGGTGCTGTGAGGAAACAGGCGGGCATAGGCTTCCCTCACTCGCTTCAGCTCGGCCACGGACACCAGCTGATGGACAGCCAAGTGCCATCACCCCAGTCCAGGGGATCTCCGTCCAACGAGGGCCTGTGCGCTGTTTGCGGGGACAACGCCGCGTGCCAGCATTACGGAGTGCGCACCTGCGAGGGCTGCAAAGGATTCTTCAAG CGCACTGTTCAGAAAAATGccaaatatgtgtgtttggcGAACAAAAACTGTCCCGTTGATAAACGGCGCAGAAATAGATGCCAATATTGCCGTTTCCAAAAGTGCCTTGTTGTTGGGATGGTCAAGGAAG TCGTTCGAACCGCCAGTTTAAAGGGTCGAAGAGGTCGCCTCCCCTCCAAACCTAAAAGTCCCCCAGAGACGCAGCCACCGTCTCCGCCAGTCAGTCTCATCAGCGCACTAGTGAGGGCGCACGTGGATTCGAACCCCTCCATGTCCGGCCTGGACTACTCCCGA TTCCAGGCCAACCCTGACTACCAAATGACTGGAGATGACACACAACACATCCAGCAGTTCTATGATCTCCTCACTGGCTCCATGGAGATCATTCGAGGCTGGGCGGAAAAGATGCCGGGCTTTGCCGATCTTCCCAAGCACGATCAAGATCTCCTCTTCGAATCAGCGTTCCTGGAACTTTTTGTTCTACGACTGGCATACAG GTCCAACCCAGCAGAAGGTAAACTGATCTTCTGCAACGGGGTAGTTCTTCACAGGCTTCAGTGTGTCCGCGGGTTCGGGGAATGGATCGACGCCATAGTAGAGTTCTCCTCCAACCTACAGAGTATGAACATAGAAGTATCGGCGTTCTCGTGCATAGCTGCCCTTGCCATGGTTACAG aGAGACATGGACTAAAGGAACCCAAGAGAGTAGAAGATCTTCAAAACAAGATTGTAAATTGTCTGAAAGACCACGTGACATTTAATGGCGGCGGCTTAAATCGCCCGAACTACTTATCAAAACTTCTGGGGAAGCTCCCTGAACTTCGCACGCTGTGTACGCAAGGTCTACAGCGCATCTTTTACTTAAAGCTTGAAGACTTGGTTCCCCCACCAGCAATAATTGATAAACTGTTTCTAGACACACTGCCTTTTTAA